One genomic region from Aliarcobacter cryaerophilus ATCC 43158 encodes:
- the rpiB gene encoding ribose 5-phosphate isomerase B has product MKYFIGADHAGIEIKAFVKDLFEQRGHEVEDLGPYNKDRVDYPDFAAKVCKKVLENSGSMGILICGSGIGMSMAANKFDGIRAALCHNEYSARMARKHNDANVICLGERVSGEGMIEAIIKAWDKAEFEEGRHTQRVEKINSLSKIGSCRA; this is encoded by the coding sequence ATGAAATATTTTATCGGGGCTGACCATGCTGGAATTGAGATAAAAGCATTTGTAAAAGATTTATTTGAGCAAAGAGGACATGAAGTTGAAGATTTAGGTCCATATAATAAAGATAGAGTTGATTATCCTGATTTTGCAGCAAAAGTTTGTAAAAAAGTTTTAGAAAATAGTGGTTCAATGGGTATTTTAATCTGTGGAAGCGGGATTGGAATGAGTATGGCTGCAAATAAATTCGATGGAATAAGAGCAGCACTTTGTCACAATGAATACAGTGCAAGAATGGCTAGAAAACACAATGATGCAAATGTTATTTGTCTAGGTGAAAGAGTTAGTGGTGAAGGTATGATTGAAGCTATTATAAAAGCCTGGGATAAAGCAGAATTTGAAGAGGGAAGACACACACAAAGAGTTGAAAAAATAAACTCTTTAAGTAAAATTGGAAGCTGTAGAGCATAA
- a CDS encoding HD domain-containing protein, giving the protein MINPKIIEYIFSSASIQRWNDYPRMVDLVELDKQAHKFIIAYFIAKLEDDINFTHLIEAGIFEFLRRVVVTDIRPDVFRKALQKKSTEINSWVVGKLKSSIENIDNGNFLQKFEEFLSDPNMYKKERFILKAASYLSTKWEFSIVYQTSQFLSDIEDVKKDVDAEIEDYYELIGVRKIALNKKLAKIVDLSGRLRFQKRWAQTPRIPETSVLGHMLTVALFSYFYSLEVKACDKRLQNNFFTALFHDLPEALTRDIISPVKYSVDELSEIIAEYEVAKIEDDILPNIPLNIQEEFSYILGISKGIKEEFANKVKIDGNITEVEDIGKYNLDKYEAIDGLALKQCDKLSAFVEASLSISHGIKSKELISGKKEILKGLKEINGVDFKQIALDIDNEFGSNGQIQTTLDFE; this is encoded by the coding sequence TTGATAAATCCAAAGATTATAGAATATATATTTTCAAGTGCATCTATTCAAAGATGGAATGACTATCCAAGAATGGTTGATTTAGTAGAACTTGATAAACAAGCACATAAATTTATAATTGCATATTTTATAGCAAAACTTGAAGATGATATAAATTTTACACATCTAATAGAAGCTGGGATTTTTGAATTTTTAAGAAGAGTTGTTGTTACAGATATTAGACCTGATGTTTTTAGAAAAGCTCTACAGAAAAAATCAACAGAGATTAACTCTTGGGTTGTAGGTAAACTAAAAAGCTCTATTGAAAATATAGATAATGGAAACTTTTTACAAAAATTTGAAGAATTTTTAAGTGATCCAAATATGTATAAAAAAGAGAGATTTATATTAAAAGCTGCTTCATATTTATCTACAAAATGGGAATTTTCAATAGTTTATCAAACAAGTCAATTTTTAAGTGATATTGAAGATGTAAAAAAAGATGTTGATGCTGAAATTGAAGATTACTATGAACTAATTGGTGTTAGAAAAATTGCTCTAAATAAAAAGTTAGCAAAAATAGTAGATTTAAGCGGAAGATTAAGATTTCAAAAAAGATGGGCTCAAACTCCAAGAATTCCTGAAACTTCAGTTTTAGGACATATGCTAACAGTTGCCCTATTTTCATATTTTTACTCTTTAGAAGTAAAAGCTTGTGATAAAAGATTACAAAATAACTTTTTTACAGCACTATTTCATGATTTACCAGAAGCTCTAACAAGAGATATTATAAGCCCTGTAAAATATAGTGTAGATGAACTTTCAGAGATAATTGCTGAATATGAAGTTGCAAAAATAGAAGATGATATTTTACCAAATATCCCTCTAAATATTCAAGAAGAGTTTTCTTATATTCTAGGAATTTCAAAAGGGATAAAAGAGGAATTTGCAAATAAAGTAAAAATAGATGGAAATATAACAGAAGTTGAAGATATAGGCAAATATAATCTTGATAAATATGAAGCAATAGATGGTTTAGCTCTTAAGCAGTGTGATAAATTATCTGCTTTTGTCGAAGCATCTTTATCTATTTCTCATGGAATAAAAAGCAAAGAGCTAATCAGTGGTAAAAAAGAGATTTTAAAAGGTTTAAAAGAGATAAATGGGGTTGATTTTAAACAAATAGCTCTTGATATTGACAATGAGTTTGGAAGTAACGGACAGATTCAAACAACTTTAGATTTTGAATAA
- a CDS encoding UvrD-helicase domain-containing protein, translating to MLLTAEQEKIVNSSLGSFKINAVAGSGKTTTLLEYAKKNSNLRILYLAYNKSLQIALNEKLNDYHLPNLHISTIHSLAYNKTEAYKYKLTPELKTNILEKLIVNHEFQDNKKSYYPSLEYTTILKNLVNFYCNSNLIELDLKLLEEFKKQNDFGVKILDILNKKEKKLLEHLKLTLSSMKLGKIEAIHDFYLKMFYLNKKISSNLNYDLILIDEAQDISDVMIGIIENQKCRKIYVGDSFQQIYSFRYASNALNKIDLPSFELTFSFRFSNSYAKFLQSYLNSLYTLNGSKNIFLNGVDENKLSTKIGKEFFDFNKQFTIISRTTFGLIQELIKHIHNKKRLFFEGGYNSYSFMNQTVYSIFYLKNRKNEKITVDEIKNFDTIFELETFAKETKNQDYLNIIRFVNSYGDNIFEINKKIKEHLVSNKDEADIIFTTTHKAKGMEYNQVIMTDDFITKKDILNRKKNLSFSSICEELNIYYVAASRAKFTISLADLKLDYKEEKD from the coding sequence GTGTTATTAACTGCTGAGCAAGAAAAGATTGTAAATAGTTCTTTAGGCTCATTTAAAATAAATGCTGTTGCTGGAAGTGGTAAAACAACAACTCTTCTTGAGTATGCAAAAAAAAATTCCAATTTAAGAATTTTGTATTTAGCTTATAATAAATCTTTACAAATTGCTCTAAATGAAAAATTAAATGATTATCATTTACCAAATCTTCATATAAGCACAATTCACTCTTTAGCATACAATAAAACTGAGGCTTACAAATATAAGCTAACACCTGAATTAAAAACAAATATTCTAGAAAAACTAATAGTAAATCATGAATTTCAAGATAACAAAAAGAGCTACTACCCTAGTTTAGAATATACAACAATTCTAAAAAATCTTGTAAATTTTTACTGTAATTCAAATCTAATAGAACTTGATTTAAAACTTCTTGAAGAGTTTAAAAAGCAAAATGATTTTGGAGTAAAAATATTAGATATTTTAAATAAAAAAGAAAAAAAACTCTTAGAGCATTTAAAATTAACTCTTAGCTCTATGAAATTAGGAAAAATAGAAGCTATTCATGACTTTTATCTAAAAATGTTCTATTTAAACAAAAAAATATCTTCAAATTTAAATTATGACTTAATTTTAATTGATGAGGCACAAGATATAAGCGATGTGATGATAGGAATAATTGAAAATCAAAAATGCAGAAAAATATATGTTGGAGATAGTTTCCAACAAATTTATAGTTTTAGATATGCTTCAAATGCACTTAATAAAATAGATTTACCATCTTTTGAATTAACTTTCAGCTTTAGATTTTCAAATAGTTATGCAAAGTTTTTACAATCTTATTTAAACTCTCTTTACACTTTAAATGGTTCAAAAAATATTTTTTTAAATGGAGTTGATGAGAATAAGTTATCTACAAAAATAGGAAAAGAGTTTTTTGATTTTAACAAACAATTTACAATAATATCTAGAACAACTTTTGGATTAATTCAAGAATTAATAAAACATATTCACAACAAAAAAAGGCTGTTTTTTGAAGGTGGTTACAACTCTTACTCTTTTATGAATCAAACTGTTTACTCTATTTTTTATTTAAAAAATAGAAAAAATGAGAAAATAACTGTTGATGAAATAAAAAATTTTGATACAATTTTTGAGCTTGAGACATTTGCAAAAGAGACTAAAAATCAAGATTATCTAAATATTATTAGATTTGTAAATAGCTATGGTGATAATATTTTTGAGATAAATAAAAAAATAAAAGAGCATTTAGTTTCAAATAAAGATGAAGCAGATATTATCTTCACAACAACGCATAAAGCAAAGGGAATGGAGTACAATCAAGTAATTATGACTGATGATTTTATCACAAAAAAAGATATATTAAATAGAAAAAAAAATCTTAGTTTTTCTTCAATTTGTGAAGAGTTAAATATATATTATGTGGCTGCTTCAAGAGCTAAATTTACCATAAGTTTAGCTGATTTAAAACTTGATTACAAAGAAGAAAAAGATTAA
- a CDS encoding NADPH-dependent FMN reductase: protein MSKIGIIVASSNNNQKLAIELQKIAIELNYDSEIINLVDYNLPLYSTIEEEKNGIPESVLDLATRIIDLKAFVIVAPEYNGVMPPVLNNAMAWTSRATKNWRDAFDDKIVALATHSGGGGQKGLQAMRIMFQHLGANILAREILTTYDKPLNKNSAIAILQNLTKLSRA, encoded by the coding sequence ATGTCAAAAATTGGAATAATTGTTGCTAGTTCAAACAACAACCAAAAACTAGCTATTGAACTTCAAAAAATAGCGATTGAACTAAACTATGATAGTGAAATTATAAATTTAGTTGATTACAATCTACCTCTTTATAGCACAATTGAAGAGGAAAAAAATGGAATTCCAGAATCTGTTTTAGATTTAGCTACACGAATAATTGATTTAAAAGCATTTGTTATTGTAGCTCCTGAATATAATGGTGTTATGCCACCTGTTTTAAACAATGCAATGGCTTGGACATCAAGAGCTACAAAAAACTGGAGAGATGCTTTTGATGATAAAATAGTAGCTCTAGCAACACACAGTGGAGGTGGTGGTCAAAAAGGTCTTCAAGCTATGAGAATTATGTTTCAACACTTAGGTGCAAATATTTTAGCAAGAGAGATTTTAACTACTTATGATAAACCTCTAAATAAAAATAGTGCAATAGCAATCTTACAAAATCTTACAAAATTATCAAGAGCATAA
- a CDS encoding EAL domain-containing protein: protein MRFTVLEYSLFLTIIFLLVYIIIKYFRLRKLKAEQKELQRKSNILRQYNKATKSSNIISNSDLKGNITYVNDTFCEVSQYKREEILGKPHNILRGEEDPEVFRNLWSTIKSGNIWRGNLKNKKKDGTYYYINTTISPIFDESGDIFEYVAIRHEITDLVLKTEKLNRILREDYLTEIGSRYKLIEDIRKQDNLSISILDIKNFSEVNDFFGYKIGDYILKLVAKRIEELVIKKSNYSVYRLTSDVFAILASNQQKIDFMKSIEEISKIISSKAVRAKGREIFVSLNYSFSFEPKSSLLETANVIRKYTKSNPNQVIYDRNLEIEKDYEKNIFWTLKIKKALENEDIIPYYQAIYNLQTNKIEKYECLMRLNDSGKIMSPFFFLDIAKKSGQYLQLTKRMIDCSFEYFKDKDFEFSINFTFEDISNEEISNYVIEKIKKFNIGNRVVFEIVESEEIDDFNLINGFFCTIRKLGCKIAIDDFGSGYSNFEYLIKLDADYIKIDGSLIKDVLVSKGNENIITMIINFAKDQGFKTIAEFVSSKEILEKVKYLGVDYVQGYYIHEPSDKIEH from the coding sequence TTGAGATTTACAGTTTTAGAATACTCACTTTTTCTTACAATCATTTTTTTACTTGTTTATATAATAATAAAATATTTTAGGTTAAGAAAATTAAAAGCAGAACAAAAAGAACTTCAAAGAAAATCAAATATTTTAAGACAATATAATAAAGCTACAAAATCATCAAATATTATTTCAAATAGCGACTTAAAAGGAAATATTACTTATGTAAATGATACATTTTGTGAGGTTTCACAATATAAAAGAGAAGAAATTTTAGGAAAACCTCACAATATTTTAAGAGGTGAAGAAGATCCAGAAGTTTTTAGAAATTTATGGAGTACTATAAAAAGTGGAAATATATGGAGAGGAAATTTAAAAAATAAAAAGAAAGATGGTACATATTACTATATAAACACTACAATATCTCCAATATTTGATGAAAGTGGAGATATTTTTGAGTATGTTGCAATAAGACATGAAATTACAGATTTAGTTCTAAAAACAGAAAAATTAAACAGAATTTTAAGAGAAGATTATTTGACTGAAATAGGAAGCAGATATAAGCTTATCGAAGATATAAGAAAACAAGATAATCTTAGTATATCAATACTAGATATAAAAAATTTTAGTGAGGTAAATGATTTTTTTGGCTACAAAATAGGAGATTATATTTTAAAATTGGTTGCTAAAAGAATAGAAGAATTAGTTATTAAAAAATCAAATTATAGTGTTTATAGACTAACATCTGATGTTTTTGCAATATTAGCTTCAAATCAGCAGAAGATTGATTTTATGAAAAGTATTGAAGAGATTTCAAAAATAATATCTTCAAAAGCAGTTCGAGCAAAAGGAAGAGAAATATTTGTTTCTCTTAATTATAGCTTCTCTTTTGAACCAAAAAGTTCACTTCTTGAAACTGCAAATGTTATTAGAAAATATACAAAATCAAATCCAAATCAGGTTATTTACGATAGAAATTTAGAGATAGAAAAAGATTATGAAAAGAATATATTTTGGACATTAAAGATTAAAAAAGCTTTAGAAAATGAGGATATTATTCCATATTATCAAGCGATATATAATTTACAAACAAATAAAATAGAAAAATATGAATGCTTAATGAGATTAAATGATTCTGGGAAAATTATGTCTCCATTTTTCTTTTTGGATATAGCAAAAAAATCTGGACAATACTTACAGCTAACAAAGAGAATGATAGATTGTAGTTTTGAATATTTCAAAGATAAGGATTTTGAGTTTTCTATAAACTTTACATTTGAAGATATTTCAAATGAAGAGATTTCTAACTATGTTATAGAAAAAATAAAAAAGTTTAATATTGGAAATAGAGTTGTTTTTGAAATTGTTGAGAGTGAAGAGATTGATGATTTTAATCTAATTAATGGCTTCTTTTGTACTATTAGAAAGTTAGGTTGTAAAATTGCAATAGATGATTTTGGAAGTGGATATTCAAATTTTGAGTATTTGATTAAACTAGATGCTGATTACATTAAAATTGATGGCTCTTTGATAAAAGATGTTTTGGTGAGTAAAGGAAATGAAAATATAATTACTATGATTATAAATTTTGCTAAAGATCAAGGGTTTAAAACTATCGCAGAGTTTGTATCTAGTAAAGAAATTTTAGAAAAAGTAAAATATTTGGGCGTTGATTATGTTCAAGGTTATTATATACATGAACCTAGTGATAAAATTGAACATTAA
- the pdxH gene encoding pyridoxamine 5'-phosphate oxidase yields the protein MDLTSIRGKYTTKNFDIKDLNKNPFKQFESWFNDAINENLLEPNAFSLSTVGSDMMPSIRTVLLKYFDNEGFVFFTNYESKKAKHIEQNPKAAALFTWLALERQIKIEANIEKISKADSLKYFLSRPKGSQLGAWVSRQSETISSRALLEQKFDEMKRKFLNKEIPFPSFWGGYILKPTRIEFWQGGEDRLHDRFLYELQENGEWTISRLAP from the coding sequence TTGGATTTAACAAGCATAAGAGGAAAATATACTACAAAAAATTTTGATATAAAAGATTTAAATAAAAATCCTTTTAAACAATTTGAGAGTTGGTTTAATGATGCTATAAATGAAAATCTCTTAGAACCAAATGCTTTTTCACTATCAACTGTTGGTTCGGATATGATGCCTAGTATTAGAACAGTTTTATTAAAATATTTCGATAATGAAGGTTTTGTATTTTTCACAAATTATGAGAGTAAAAAAGCAAAACATATAGAACAAAATCCAAAAGCTGCTGCACTTTTCACATGGTTAGCGTTGGAAAGACAGATAAAAATAGAGGCAAATATTGAGAAAATATCAAAAGCTGATTCTCTAAAATATTTTTTAAGTCGTCCAAAAGGTAGCCAACTTGGAGCTTGGGTTTCAAGACAAAGTGAAACTATTAGTTCAAGGGCTTTATTGGAGCAAAAATTTGATGAAATGAAAAGAAAATTCTTAAATAAAGAGATACCATTTCCATCTTTTTGGGGTGGTTATATTTTAAAACCTACAAGAATTGAATTTTGGCAAGGTGGAGAAGATAGACTTCATGACAGATTTTTGTATGAACTGCAAGAAAATGGTGAATGGACAATATCAAGATTGGCTCCATAA
- a CDS encoding cation diffusion facilitator family transporter — protein MPKNKISPQKKATIISSSVAAILILIKLALGILSGSVAVLASAVDSVLDMFVSIFNYFAILNSEKPADKKFNYGRGKIEALALFIEGIVITISGLYLLYEAIKKAVYKESSSYLDISIYVMIISLIITICLVIYLNNVARKTNSMVIKADALHYKTDVLSNLAVLCSLILVHFTNLEIFDVIIGVLIAFYIIYSAFSLIKKGILVLLDASVDDDLVLKIEDILKNNPNLSNFHLLKTREAANRTFVEAHIVFKTQQITLMEAHKICDNIEESIKIIDKNRNWIVNIHLDPYDDYLKDERI, from the coding sequence ATGCCAAAAAATAAAATTTCACCTCAAAAAAAAGCAACAATAATATCTTCAAGTGTTGCAGCAATTTTAATTTTAATAAAACTTGCTTTAGGAATTCTTAGTGGCTCAGTTGCTGTTTTAGCTTCTGCTGTTGATTCCGTGTTAGATATGTTTGTATCAATTTTCAATTATTTTGCAATTTTAAACTCAGAAAAACCAGCAGATAAAAAGTTTAACTACGGAAGAGGAAAAATAGAAGCTTTAGCTCTATTTATTGAAGGTATTGTAATTACAATTTCTGGTTTATATTTACTTTATGAAGCTATAAAAAAAGCTGTATATAAAGAGAGTTCTTCATATCTTGATATTTCTATTTATGTTATGATAATTTCATTGATAATAACAATATGTTTAGTTATTTATCTAAATAATGTAGCAAGAAAAACAAACTCGATGGTAATAAAAGCAGATGCATTGCATTATAAAACAGATGTTTTAAGTAATCTTGCAGTTTTATGCTCGTTAATTTTGGTTCATTTTACAAATCTTGAAATATTTGATGTAATTATAGGAGTTTTAATAGCTTTTTATATTATCTATTCAGCATTTTCTCTTATTAAAAAAGGTATTTTAGTTTTACTTGATGCTTCAGTTGATGATGATTTAGTTTTGAAAATAGAGGATATTCTAAAAAATAATCCAAATTTGAGTAATTTCCATTTATTAAAAACAAGAGAAGCTGCAAATAGAACATTTGTAGAAGCTCATATAGTTTTTAAGACTCAACAAATTACTCTTATGGAAGCACATAAAATATGTGACAATATAGAAGAGAGTATAAAAATTATTGATAAAAATAGAAATTGGATTGTAAATATTCATCTAGATCCATACGAT